In Podospora pseudopauciseta strain CBS 411.78 chromosome 3, whole genome shotgun sequence, one genomic interval encodes:
- a CDS encoding hypothetical protein (EggNog:ENOG503P52I), producing the protein MRDRGRTPPGGPDSYVPGRPSPRRRSRSVDRFRDRSRDRGAPQRWRRSRSRGRTDLHRGSPRRSPMRRSPPPRFMSPRRDDRRDDRRDDRRDIDRRDDRRDDRRFDDRRDDRRDDRRDDRDERPRSPLPRRDLDIRRRSRSPFDRDRIRRDRSPPLRRSPPAGPRGGGSYRPRSRSPERRDPRDDRYPPAASTFRRQSPLPRDSVNTSVINSRSGSGRSSPRPPSRRGRDDRSRPQSPAPRSPPRPPSMRAPTPVQTSAPPPPRETPRQAPPQPSPQQPVQLTMQPAPRPAATEINSTPMRSPPRAPAALRAPPTGPAASRNFTSPVAPIPQHSTPQIPPSGPARDTTSPSIPPSGPRGYIAPSPRGNFTPRNSIGGGGRGINPSSSWGPPNSVSRNHNHPSHLPPRQTSSPTIPTSTGPSSIPTGPRSAGGSISGPSHNGPPSTGVASPSPSTPSVSLPPPTGPSAGVNTNRPFNPPTGPALSSPQPPRATLAQNLMSTLPPLLPPGSGGRLDPSMATIDEKDPHYRKMKEDEERLREELKVRQEKLRKSMRVWDRMERESKGCELKSELSERSLRGLSGEGQGGAF; encoded by the exons ATGAGGGATCGCGGTCGCACCCCGCCGGGAGGTCCCGACAGCTATGTCCCCGGCAGACCGTCTCCTCGACGCAGGTCACGCAGTGTTGATCGCTTCCGCGACAGATCAAGAGATCGTGGTGCCCCTCAGCGTTGGCGTCGTAGCAGAAGCCGAGGAAGAACCGACTTGCATCGTGGttctccaagaagaagcccaatGAGAAGATCACCGCCTCCCCGGTTCATGTCTCCTCGGCGAGACGACCGCCGTGATGACCGGCGAGATGACCGGCGCGACATTGACAGAAGAGACGATCGCCGAGATGACAGGCGATTTGACGACAGAAGAGATGATCGCAGAGACGACAGAAGAGATGATCGAGATGAGCGCCCTCGTTCTCCTCTCCCGCGTCGCGACTTGGACATCAG ACGCAGGTCCCGCTCGCCTTTTGACAGAGACAGAATTCGCCGGGACCGTTCTCCCCCTCTGAGACGTTCTCCTCCAGCCGGTCCCCGCGGCGGAGGTTCTTATCGTCCTCGCTCTCGTTCTCCGGAACGTCGAGACCCTCGCGATGACAGATATCCTCCTGCTGCCTCGACCTTCCGTCGCCAGTCACCGCTGCCCCGGGATTCCGTCAACACTTCGGTGATCAACTCTCGCAGCGGCTCTGGTAGATCCTCTCCGcggcctccttctcgtcgtGGCCGGGACGATCGGTCTCGACCTCAGTCTCCCGCGCCCAGGTCTCCGCCTCGTCCGCCCTCCATGAGAGCGCCAACTCCCGTACAAACTTcggctcctcccccgcccagAGAGACCCCCAGACAGGCCCCGCCGCAGCCCTCGCCACAGCAGCCTGTCCAGTTAACTATGCAGCCAGCCCCAAGGCCAGCGGCTACAGAGATCAATTCTACTCCCATGCGCTCTCCTCCCCGGGCCCCGGCAGCGCTTAGAGCCCCTCCCACCGGCCCGGCCGCCTCCCGCAACTTCACCTCCCCCGTGGCACCCATCCCGCAACACTCGACCCCTCAAATCCCCCCGAGCGGCCCAGCCCGGGATACTACTAGTCCTAGCATCCCGCCCTCCGGACCCCGCGGCTACATtgctccctcccccagaGGCAACTTCACCCCTCGCAACAGCATCGGCGGAGGAGGCCGCGGCATcaacccttcctcctcctgggGCCCGCCCAACTCTGTCTCAAGgaaccacaaccacccctcccatcttccacctcgacaaacctcctcccctaccATCCCCACCTCGACCGgtccctcctccatcccgaCAGGTCCCCGCTCAGCAGGGGGTAGCATCTCGGGCCCCTCCCACAAcggccccccctccaccggcgtagcctccccctccccctccaccccctccgtctccctcccccctcctacCGGCCCCTCCGCTGGTGTCAACACCAACAGGCCgttcaacccccccaccggGCCCGCCTTATCCTCCCCGCAACCCCCTCGCGCGACGCTGGCTCAGAATCTGATGAGTACCTtgccccctctccttcccccgGGCAGTGGCGGGAGATTAGACCCCTCAATGGCAACAATAGACGAGAAGGACCCCCACTACAGAAAAATgaaagaagacgaggaaaggctgagggaggagttgaaggTGCGACAAGAAAAATTAAGGAAGAGCATGAGGGTGTGGGAccggatggagagggagagtaAGGGGTGCGAGTTGAAGAGTGAGCTGAGTgagaggagtttgagggggctgagtggggaggggcagggaggTGCTTTTTAG
- a CDS encoding hypothetical protein (EggNog:ENOG503NUCI; COG:G), with translation MTVKVGINGFGRIGRIVFRNAVEHPDVEIVAVNDPFIEPKYAEYMLKYDSTHGVFKGTIEVSGSDLIVNGKTVKFYTERDPSAIPWKDTGAEYIVESTGVFTTTEKASAHLKGGAKRVIISAPSADAPMYVMGVNEKTYDGKAAVISNASCTTNCLAPLAKVVNDKFGIVEGLMTTVHSYTATQKTVDGPSAKDWRGGRGAAQNIIPSSTGAAKAVGKVIPELNGKLTGMAFRVPTSNVSVVDLTCRLEKPASYETIKAALKEASEGELKGILGYTEDEIVSSDLNGNANSSIFDAKAGISLNDNFVKLVSWYDNEWGYSRRVLDLLSYVAKYDASH, from the exons ATGACTGTCAAGGTTGGAATCAACGGTTTCGGCCGCATTGGCCGTATCGTCTTCCGCAATGCGGTTGAGCACCCCGACGTCGAGATCGTTGCCGTTAACGACCCCTTCATTGAGCCCAAGTACGCT GAGTACATGCTCAAGTACGACTCTACCCACGGCGTCTTCAAGGGCACCATTGAGGTCTCCGGCAGCGATCTGATCGTCAACGGCAAGACCGTCAAGTTCTACACTGAGCGCGACCCCTCTGCCATCCCCTGGAAGGACACCGGCGCCGAGTACATCGTCGAGTCCACCGGtgtcttcaccaccaccgagaaGGCTAGCGCCCACTTGAAGGGTGGTGCCAAGCGCGTCATCATCTCTGCCCCCTCGGCCGATGCCCCCATGTACGTGATGGGTGTCAACGAGAAGACCTACGACGGCAAGGCCGCTGTCATCTCCAACGCCTCTTGCACCACCAACTGCCTGGCTCCCCTCGCCAAGGTTGTCAACGACAAGTTCGGCATCGTTGAGGGTCTCATGACCACCGTCCACTCCTACACTGCCACCCAGAAGACCGTCGATGGTCCCTCGGCCAAGGACTGGCGCGGTGGCCGTGGCGCTGCTCAGAACATCATCCCCAGCAGCACCGGTGCCGCCAAGGCCGTCGGCAAGGTTATCCCCGAGCTCAACGGCAAGCTTACCGGCATGGCCTTCCGTGTCCCCACCTCCAACGTCTCCGTTGTCGACCTCACCTGCCGTCTCGAGAAGCCCGCCAGCTACGAGACCATCAAGGCCGCCCTCAAGGAGGCTTCCGAGGGTGAGCTCAAGGGCATTCTCGGCTACACCGAGGACGAGATTGTCTCCTCTGACCTCAACGGCAATGCCAACTCTTCCATCTTCGACGCCAAGGCTGGTATCTCCCTGAACGACAACTTTGTCAAGCTTGTCTCCTGGTACGACAACGAGTGGGGCTACAGCAGACGTGTGctcgacctcctctcctATGTCGCCAAGTATGATGCTTCTCATTAA
- a CDS encoding hypothetical protein (EggNog:ENOG503NW93; COG:S): MKLFSQIVSQSTPMAAPVVETGQQRLKGRLVLDELPVEIVVEIATNLDFEGFGSMLGVSSFMRCILQKYWRYILSSIIEREFTPVGLFFRAFETGEVTGVGNRSAREWLGRLTGVGGGRDGRDREMDRIMNFCRGVKLWEAEFQRFRFYDCDVGEMRLMNGRERERFRRGLFIWDWFARVHHAGRQTRRTAEPVAFMRRFSTTELHELNDVWETVWAAVGREVCPSVTAVMEVIGDRSLAEGIGWGDGEENRQILGTVMKLGPGDLLRLLVGGGGRIGGREGLVRWIRLSEPWIEDTTEALSMAVLSVRHEREKMMGMERSPFPVEGFPGRYGGVLDHEMEESEELRVVHGADGGREGPYSGRYIRGSGIFLIGGVRVGKLVAGTD, from the exons ATGAAGCTCTTCTCACAAATCGTCAGCCAATCAACGCCCATGGCTGCGCCTGTTGTTGAGACGGGACAGCAACGCCTCAAAGGGAGATTAGTCCTGGACGAGCTACCTGTCGAGATTGTTGTCGAGATTGCGACCAATCTCGACTTTGAGGGGTTCGGTAGCATGTTGGGTGTCAGCAGCTTCATGAGGTGCATCTTACAGAAATATTGGAGGTATATCCTGTCTTCCATCATCGAACGGGAGTTCACGCCTGTGGGGTTGTTCTTTCGGGCATTTGAAACGGGTGAGGTAACTGGGGTTGGGAATAGGTCTGCGAGGGAGTGGTTGGGACGGTTGacgggggttgggggtggcCGTGATGGGAGGGATAGGGAGATGGACCGTATCATGAACTTTTGCCGGGGCGTCAAACTCTGGGAGGCGGAATTCCAACGGTTCAGATTCTACGATTGTGATGTTGGGgagatgaggttgatgaatgggagggaaagggagcgGTTtaggagggggttgtttatTTGGGATTGGTTTGCGAGGGTGCATCATGCTGGACGGCAGACCCGACGGACGGCGGAGCCGGTGGCGTTTATGAGGAGGTTTTCCACTACGGAACTACATGAGTTGAATGATGTCTGGGAGACGGTTTGGGctgcggtggggagggaggtttgTCCTTCTGTTACGGCGGTTATGGAGGTGATTGGGGATAGGTCGCTGGCAGAGGGGattgggtggggggatggggaggagaataGGCAGATTTTGGGGACGGTGATGAAATTGGGGCCGGGGGATTTgctgaggttgttggtggggggaggagggaggattggggggagggaggggttggttagGTGGATCAGGTTGAGTGAGCCTTG GATTGAGGATACTACCGAGGCGTTGAGCATGGCTGTCTTGAGTGTGAGGCatgagagggagaagatgatggggatggagaggtcgCCTTTTCCGGTGGAGGGGTTCCCTGGGAGGTACGGAGGTGTGCTTGATcatgagatggaggagagtgaggagcTGAGGGTGGTTCATGGTgctgatggggggagggaggggccTTATTCCGGGCGATATATACGTGGCAGTGGGATTTTTCTTATTGGGGGCGTCAGGGTTGGCAAACTGGTTGCGGGTACGGATTGA
- the HDA1 gene encoding Histone deacetylase hda1 (BUSCO:EOG09263E5F; EggNog:ENOG503NTWF; COG:B), whose amino-acid sequence MGHVAGHCAYHSPISFLLCLAHILKPSALFALGTYLFHLPRHYLCLSSRLVANKSQTNLPSLQHLRFASSICWPGPCGIMDVDQDVVMDGTADAPSIQSANGYSEPTSKSGGSSLETPNGHSADSSAEGTASKSGEPGYPESFRRKGILPTGCCYDDRMKLHANADFGPNPHHPEDPSRIEVIMRIFKKHGLLFTGTDAELIDVINNRPTSYMWRIPAREATEEEIRTVHRVEHFNWVKALSTKTTHELRDISAMMDQGRESLYVGSMTYEASLISAGGAIETCKAVVTGTVKNAFAVIRPPGHHAEYDQPMGFCLFNNVPIAAKVCQKEYPDICRRVMILDWDVHHGNGIQNMFYEDPNILYISLHVYKNGDFYPGKPDNPMIPDGGMEQCGAGNGLGKNINIAWHDQGMGDGEYMAAFQKIVMPIGHEFNPDLVIISAGFDAAAGDELGACFVSPACYAHMTHMLMSLAGGKVAVCLEGGYNLIAISKSALAVAQTLMGEPPPQMQIPRISKEASKVLAKVQAYQAPYWECMRPGIIDVTEMTKNDSSRLHDVIRSSQKEKLSKYGMLPLYIQRDIIFRSFENQVLVTKGVQSAKKLLLIVHDPPELHGQPDPLDNSLEPHNSWVSDGVAKYIDWACNNDFGVIDINVPHYITRTDDTEHFTPRMDEKTLQMHLQELMCYIWDNYLQLYDGADEIYLMGVGNAYLGIKVLLINRNVRNRIAGIVNFVDGSLRPVKSDVDEDLSSWYKDNSQVYVANDHACWSDPDLTRKVMKRRFGNAIRSEVNGLAPMMSRHFKDVLRFIAEQARKLHGGETTEDEGNRRG is encoded by the exons ATGGGTCACGTAGCTGGGCACTGTGCTTATCATAGCCCTATAtctttcctcctctgcctaGCTCATATCCTCAAGCCTTCTGCCTTGTTTGCCCTTGGCACCTATCTTTTTCACCTTCCTCGACACTACCTCTGTTTATCTTCAAGACTCGTCGCTAACAAAAGCCAGACAAACTTGCCAAGTCTACAACACCTTCGCTTCGCCTCTTCCATTTGCTGGCCAGGTCCTTGCGGCATCATGGACGTTGACCAAGATGTTGTGATGGATGGGACCGCGGATGCGCCTTCTATACAGTCCGCCAATGGCTACTCAGAACCAACGTCCAAGTCGGGAGGGAGCTCTCTGGAGACACCAAACGGCCACAGCGCCGACAGCAGTGCCGAAGGGACAGCTTCCAAGAGTGGCGAGCCTGGCTATCCTGAAAGTTTCCGACGAAAAGGGATCCTACCAACCGGTTGCTGTTACGATGACCGCATGAAGCTCCATGCCAACGCGGATTTCGGGccaaaccctcaccacccagaAGACCCATCGCGTATCGAGGTCATCATGAGGATCTTCAAAAAGCACGGTCTCCTGTTTACGGGAACAGATGCCGAGCTCATCGATGTCATTAACAACAGACCAACCAGCTACATGTGGAGGATTCCTGCAAGGGAAGCGACAGAAGAAGAGATCCGTACTGTTCATAGAGTCGAACATTTCAACTGGGTCAAGGCTCTGTCCACCAAGACCACGCACGAACTCCGCGATATCTCAGCCATGATGGACCAAGGTCGCGAGTCCCTCTATGTTGGTAGTATGACATACGAGGCCTCTCTGATCTCGGCCGGTGGTGCCATCGAAACCTGCAAGGCTGTCGTTACCGGCACCGTCAAGAATGCCTTCGCTGTTATCCGACCACCAGGACATCACGCCGAGTACGACCAACCTATGGGTTTCTGTTTGTTCAACAACGTACCGATTGCGGCCAAAGTCTGCCAGAAGGAGTACCCCGACATTTGCCGCCGCGTCATGATTCTCGATTGGGATGTCCACCACGGCAACGGCATTCAGAACATGTTTTACGAGGATCCCAACATTCTCTACATATCTTTGCATGTTTACAAGAACGGAGACTTTTACCCAGGAAAGCCTGATAACCCCATGATTCCGGATGGCGGGATGGAGCAATGCGGTGCTGGAAACGGGCTCGGCAAGAACATCAACATCGCGTGGCACGACCAGGGCATGGGCGATGGCGAGTACATGGCGGCATTCCAAAAGATTGTTATGCCAATTGGCCATGAGTTCAACCCCGACCTGGTTATCATCTCTGCCGGTTTCGACGCTGCCGCCGGAGATGAGCTCGGCGCTTGCTTCGTGTCGCCTGCCTGTTACGCTCACATGACACACATGTTGATGTCTCTGGCGGGCGGCAAGGTTGCCGTTTGTTTGGAGGGTGGTTACAATCTGATCGCCATCTCCAAATCGGCCCTGGCTGTCGCTCAAACCCTCATGGGTGAACCACCCCCGCAGATGCAGATTCCAAGAATCAGCAAGGAAGCCAGCAAAGTCCTGGCCAAGGTCCAAGCTTACCAGGCTCCCTATTGGGAGTGCATGCGGCCGGGCATCATCGACGTTACAGAGATGACCAAGAACGACTCGTCTCGCCTGCACGACGTGATCAGATCATCACAGAAAGAGAAGTTATCCAAGTACGGCATGCTCCCGTTGTATATCCAACGGGATATCATCTTTAGGTCATTTGAGAATCAAGTGTTGGTGACAAAGGGCGTGCAGTCCGCGAAGAAGCTGCTGTTGATTGTACATGACCCTCCCGAGCTGCATGGGCAGCCGGATCCCCTTGATAACTCTCTCGAGCCACACAATTCTTGGGTC TCTGATGGTGTGGCCAAGTACATTGACTGGGCTTGCAACAATGACTTTGGGGTGATTGATATCAACGTCCCCCACTACATTACCCGAACAGACGACACGGAGCACTTCACCCCGAGAATGGACGAGAAGACTCTCCAAATGCATCTTCAAGAGCTGATGTGTTACATCTGGGACAACTACCTCCAGCTCTACGACGGGGCAGACGAGATCTACCTGATGGGGGTGGGTAATGCCTACCTCGGGATCAAGGTCCTGTTGATCAACAGAA ACGTCCGCAACCGAATCGCTGGCATAGTAAACTTTGTGGACGGCAGTCTCCGGCCTGTCAAGTCGGACGTGGACGAGGACTTGTCGTCATGGTACAAGGACAACTCACAGGTCTATGTTGCCAACGACCACGCTTGCTGGTCGGACCCGGATCTTACTAGGAAGGTGATGAAGAGGCGGTTCGGGAATGCCATCAGGAGCGAGGTGAATGGGTTGGCGCCGATGATGAGTAGGCATTTTAAGGATGTGCTGCGGTTTATTGCTGAGCAGGCGAGGAAGCTTCACGGGGGGGAGACgacggaggatgaggggaataggagggggtga